Within the Maridesulfovibrio zosterae DSM 11974 genome, the region GGCTATGAGAGATTACATCTACAACGATCTCAAAAACCATCCAGAAGATCGATGAATTAAAAATGAAAAAAATATCCCCTAAACTTCTGCGGGATTCTATCCAGCTTGCAATGACATTGTTCTGCATCTGGGTAGGATACCGCTTTTATCTTTTCTACGAGTTCATGATTGGAAAATCAGACATAGCCGTAGCAAAACCGGGTGCAGTAGAAGGTTTTCTTCCGATCAGCGCCCTTTTATCACTTAAACAACTCATAACAAAAGGCGTATTTGATGAAGTTCATCCCGCAGGACTGACTATCTTCATTGCCGTCATAGTCATGAGTCTGATCGTGCGCAAAGGTTTTTGCGGTTATCTATGTCCTGTTGGATTTATTCATAACCTGCTCAACAAAATCGGTCGTAAGATGAAAAAGACCGTAACAGTCAAGGGCAAAATTGAGTTAATACTTCTAATTCCCAAATATATTCTTATAACCCGCTTAGTTTACGGCATCTTCGTAAAAATGAGCGGCCGTGAACTGGATACTTTTATCCATTCCTCATACAATTTCACAGCGGAAGCAAAAATGATGCTTTTCTTCGCTGACTTAAGCATCAAGCCTGCTATAGTAATCTCTATTCTGCTAATTCTTGGTATAATTATACCGTACTTCTGGTGCCGATTTATTTGCCCTTACGGGGCATTACTCGGCATTTTTGCCAAAATATCACCCGTCGCAATAAAACGTGATACGAAGTCTTGTATAAGTTGTGGAAAGTGCAGTAAGGCATGTCCCGGGGGCATAGAGGTAGATATTAAAGATACTATCAATTCAGCTGAATGCATAGGCTGCGTCCAATGCATAAATGCCTGTCCGGTTGATAACTGCATAACACTGACAGACAGACTCAGCCGTATTAAACTTCCGTGGTACACCGTTGCCGCAGGATCAGTATTCATACTGCTGATATACTACTTTGCTGCAAGAATAACTAATCACTGGGACTCTCCATATCCCATAGAGATGTTACGTAATTACTATATGCAACTTTAATAAAATGGGCAGATTCTGAAATTATATTTCAAAATCTGCCCTTCTTTATGTCTCACATTCTAATGTAGAATCACCTCGAAACGGCCCAGTTTAAACTGGGCCAAACGCTCTTAGCAAAGTCTACTTAATATTTTCACTACGCCATGCTTCAAATAATTCCATAGCGCGTTCACCGTAAAGTTCTTTGCGAATTCGTTTAGGTGCTCGTTTTTTAAGTGCGGGCATCAATCCGAATTGTACATTTGAAGGCTGAAAATTTTTCTTTTTCTCGCGTAAATGGCCAAGTAAAGCTCCCATGGATGTTTCCTGCGGAGGAGCTGGCAGTTCGTTACCTTTAATTTGCTCAGCCAGCATTAACCCAACCCATAAACCGCATGCAGCAGATTCAAGATAACCTTCTACACCTGTAATCTGTCCAGCGAGATGAATCCTCGAATCAGATTTAAGGGCTAAGTGTTCATCAAGAACCTCAGGAGCATTTACATAAGTATTACGATGGATAGATCCCATACGTAAAAATTCAACATTTTCAAGACCGGGAATCATACGAAAAATTCGTTTCTGCTCGGGATATTTGAGTTTTGTTTGAAAACCCACAAGGTTGAAAGAAGTTTTCTCTTTATTTTCAGCACGAAGCTGGACAACAGCATAAGCCTGCTCTTCAGTACGAGGATCGATGAGGCCCACGGGTTTAAGTGGACCGAATGAGAGAGTCATATCGCCGCGATCAGCCATTTCTTCAATAGGCAGACATCCTTCGAAATGAATTTCTTTTTCAAATTCGCGTGGCACAACTCGTTCACCGGATTTAAGTTCTGTAAGAAACTCAAAATACTGCTCTTCTGTCATGGGACAGTTTAGATAATCATCATCTTCAGGCTTGTAACGTGAGCCATAAAAAGCAACATCCATGTTAACGGAATCACGGCTGACAATAGGAGCTATGGCATCATAAAAATATAAACGCTGATTACCTATCTTTGAAATCAGGCTGTCAGTAAGCGATTTAGAAGCAAGCGGTCCTGCGGCAACTACAATCTTAGCGTAATCAGCCAGAGCAGGGTCATCAATAGAGGTTATCTCTTTCCTGATGACGTTGATAAATTCTTCTGCTTCAATGGCTTCAGTAACCAGTTTTGAAAAGATTTCCCGATCAACGGCAAGAGCTGAACCGGCAGGTACACGGGACTGCATAGCGGCTTTCATAAGCACAGAATCAAGAGATTCCATTTCTTTTTTAAGCACACCGATAGCTGTGTTCAGCTCGCCTGACCGCAATGAATTTGAGCAGACAAGTTCAGCCAGTCCCGGCAGATGGTGAGCCTCCGAATATTTATCCGGCTTCATTTCATAGAGATCAACATAAATTTGAGCTTTTGCAAGCTGCATAGCACATTCACACCCGGCCAGACCGCCACCGATTACAGCAATTTTATCCACTTAACGTACTCCAAAGTCGATTGAATTTTTCAGTTATCTAAATTACTACTTAGCTAAGAAGTAAAAAGTTTGTACATTCGCCTTCTGCGCAGCAAAAAAAATTTAAAATACAGGCATATTTTGTTTATGACCGCACCAATATTACAAATTAAAAATCTGACAACATCATTTGCAACTCCTAACGGGATCATCAAAGCTGTGGATAATGCCACTATCGACTTAGGGCAAGGAGAAACTTTAGCTGTTGTCGGTGAATCGGGCTGCGGCAAGACAGTTCTCTCACTTTCCATCATGGGGCTTATACCCGATCCTCCGGGTAGAATAACAAATGGAGAAGTCATTTATCAAGGTAAAGACCTTGTTAAGCTCAGTGAGAAAGAAATGCAGAAAATCAGAGGAAATTATCTTTCCATGATTTTTCAGGAACCCATGACTTCGTTAAACCCAGTTTTTAAAATAGGTGATCAAATCGGTGAAACACTAAGACTACACAAAGGTCTTACGAAAAAAGAAGCTCAAGATGCAGCCGTTGATGCCTTAAAGCTGGTAGGTATGCCCAATCCTCATAAACGTGTAAATAATTTCCCTCATGAGCTTAGCGGCGGTATGCGCCAGCGGGTCATGATTGCTATGGCTCTGGCCTGCTCTCCTGAAATACTTATAGCTGATGAACCGACCACTGCACTTGATGTAACCATACAGGCTCAGATATTGCGATTGCTCGACGAGATGAAACACAAAATGAACGGTTCACTCATGCTGATTACTCACGATTTAGGAGTGGTAGCCAGAGTCGCGACACGTGTTGCTGTAATGTATGCTGGACAACTGGTTGAATGCGCGAACATAAGAGATCTTTTCAAAACCCCGCTGCACCCATACACACAAGGATTACTGACTTCGGTTCCCGTACTGGGGAACAAAGCAGAACTAAAGCCCATACCGGGAAATGTTCCAGCTCTTAACAATCTCCCAAGTGGATGCCGATTTAACCCGCGTTGTAAAGCTGCCATGGATATATGCCGTGAGCAAGCCCCGCAATTACAAATGAAAGAAGGCAGAACAATACGCTGCTGGCTTCATGAATAGGTATACTGGAATACATAATGAGTAAGAATATCCTCGAACTTAAAGATATTAAAAGACACTATCCTGTTAATAACGGTATTTTTTCACTATCAAAGGCAACGGTAAAAGCCGTTAACGGTGTTACTTTAGTTGTCAAAAGCGGTGAAACACTCGGACTTGTAGGTGAATCAGGGTGCGGCAAATCCACTCTAGCACGTTTACTTACAGGACTGGAAGTACCGAATTCAGGCTCTATCATTTTTAAAGATAAAAGTCTGAGTGACTGGCCTGCATCAGAACGCAGCTCCATGATACAGATGGTATTTCAAGACCCATACTCGTCTCTCAATCCCAGACAGAAAGTTGGTAAAATTATTTCTGAAGGGATGCGCATCCATCACACAGGAAGCAGAAAAGAAATTAACGAACGAGTGGAAGAATTGCTGATACAGGTAGGTCTGAGGCCTGAGCATTCCAAGCGTTATCCACATGAATTTTCAGGTGGTCAACGCCAGAGAATCGCAATTGCCAGAGCAATAGCCATGAATCCTGACCTGATTGTATGCGATGAACCTGTCTCAGCCCTGGATGTTTCAGTGCAGGCTCAGGTACTTAATCTGCTGAAAAAAATTCAAAAAGAATTTGACCTCAGCTACGTTTTTATATCTCATGACCTTTCCGTTGTTTCACATATAAGCGACCGCGTAGCAGTTATGTATCTGGGAATGCTTATGGAGATTGCCCCGGTCGAAGAGCTGTACACTACCCCGCTCCATCCATACACACAGGTATTACTTAAAGCCGTGCCGATTCCTGATCCTGATTTGCCGGCTGACGATGTAAAAATTTTGGGAGACATGCCCAGTCCAATTTCACCGCCTTCCGGCTGTCCATTTCATCCACGCTGTCCTAAAGTTATGGGAATATGTTCTCAGAAGCCGCCTGCGTTAAAAGAAATGGAAAACGGTCATTCAGTATTCTGCCACTTGTACTAAGTAAAATTCAAATAATTTTAAAAATATTACCCCAGAAACAGGAGAAGCAAATGATATCCAGAGATGATGCGTTTAAACTGCTTAAAGACAATACTCCCGAAGAAAATCTGATTCATCATGCTCTTGAATCAGAAGCTGTAATGGGTGCGCTGGCAGAAAAACTTGGGCAGGACATTGAATTATGGTCAAGAACAGGACTCTTACATGATCTAGACTACAGTTCAACATCTGACCAGCCGGAAAAACATGGCCTTATCTCAGCTGAAATGCTCGAAGGTAAATTGCCTGAAAATGCTATTAAAGCCATCAAAGCACACAATGGAGAGATGACCGGGGTTCAACCTGAAAGCGATTTTGATTATGCCTTACGCTGTGGTGAAACCGTAACAGGATTGATTCACGCCAATGCACTAATTCGCCCTGAAAAGATGGAAGGGATGAAAGCAAAGAGCTTAAAAAAGAAAATGAAAGCCAAAGCATTTGCTGCCAGTGTCAGCCGTGAAATTATAAATGAATGTGAAAAGATAGGTCTGGAACTTAACGATTTTTTCACTATTTCCATTGCAGCTGTAAAAAATATCGCACCGGAAGTAGGTCTCGGATAACGAACGAAAAGCTATGAACGAAAAAGTCCCCGGAAGCTTATGCCTCCGGGGACTTTTTTTAGAATGTCTGCTTAAACAAATCTTCACTTGAACCTGTTCCGCTGCCTCCGGAATCACCATCCGCTCCGACAGACGTCTTGGTCGGTTGCGTTCCTTCCTTAAAAGGCAGAAAGAATGTTTCTTTAGAGTCCGGTCCGGCAAGAAGCCCGGAAGCGGAATCAATTTTGGATATGACCACTCCGTCAGGCTGCGGAAAATCAGCATAAGGATAATCTTTTTCAACTTTCTTACGGTAGGAAACCCAGATAGGGCTTGCTGCACGTGATCCTGTTTCCCATTTCCCCATCGGGGTAAGCTGATCAAATCCGACAAAAACTCCAGTCAGCAGATAAGGAGAAAATCCCATATACCAAGCATCCTGCTCATTATTTGTCGTTCCGGTTTTACCTGCAACAGGTCGTTTAAGAACTTTAGCGCGCCACCCAGTTCCGTGCTGCACAACCTCTTTAAGCAAAGAGCACATGATATATGCAGTCTGCGGGCTGATAGCTTCGGTAATTTCAGGCTTGGATTCATACAAGAGATCTCCCCATGCGCTATTTACAGAAAGAACCAAGCGTGCATTTACCCTTGATCCACCTCTTGCAAAGGTTGAATATGCTTCAACCATATTAATAAGTGTTACGGATGCTGAACCGAGTGCAACAGATAGATCTCTTGGAAACTCGGTTTTGAGTCCCATATCTTTTGCCCGCTGAATAATTTTATCAATACCCAGCTTACGGGCCAATCTGATGGTTACCAGATTTCTGGATTTTACCAGAGCTGTTCGCAGTAATGTCGGGCCATAAAAGACACCTTCAAAATTTTCAGGCTTCCAGAGCTTTCCGGCTTCCATATCGGTATAAACAAACGGCGCATCCATCAGAATTGAAGCCGGAGTAAAACCATTATCCATTGCTGTTGAATAAACAATTGGTTTAAAGGCAGATCCGGGCTGTCGTTTAGCCTGTACAGCTCGGTTAAACTGGCTTTCGCCAAATGAATACCCACCGACCATAGCAAGAACTTCACCATTTGTGGGGTCCATGGAGACAAGTGCGCCCTGAACAACAGGCTTTTGAACAAGAGATACAAGCCAGCTCACATCACCAAGTTTATCTGTATCAGGATCAACCTGATTAAAGTTTACTTCGCTGCCGTCTTTGAAAAAGGCTTTATCCAGCTTTGCCCATACAACATTACCTTTTTTCAAAACCTTAGTTGCATCTTTGACAGGACGGACATCTTCCGGTGCTTTTTTAATATCAGGAGTACGGCACCATTTCATGGATGTAACAGGCATTTTTGCCGCATATTTACCGAATTTAACTAAAGCTTCTTTCTTGGAAACCTTGGTGACCAGAACTTGAACCCATTTTCCGGGCCGAAGTTCAGATTCAGGAACGATCTCAGAGCTTAAAAATCCAGCATACTCAGCAGGCTTGAGTTCCTTAAGAGGACCTCTGTACCCACGACGCAAAGCCGAATTTTCAAGTCCCGCTTTTACTGCAGCTTCCGCAGCATCCTGATGCTTCAGATCACAGGAAGTATAGACATTGAGTCCGCCGTTATAGACAGTGTCCTCGCCGAATTTCTCAATAAGCCAGCGACGAACTTCTTCAAGGTAGTATGCTCCATGTTGCCATGAAGGATCTTCCATACTCTTATAAACCAGCGGCTGATCGACGGCGATATTATACTGGTCTCGACTGATCCAGTTATGTTCAAGCATCTGGCCCAACACATAAAGCTGGCGGGCTTTTGCCTTTTCAGGATGCTTATACGGGTCATAGCGACTCGGAGCCTGCGGTAAACCTGCAAGAAGAGCGCACTCTGCAACAGTTAACTCGCTGACGTGTTTACCAAAATAAATCCGCGAAGCAGCTTCAACACCATACGCCCCTGCACCAAGATAAATCTGATTAAGATAAATGGTCAGGATTTCATCTTTTTCAAGATAATGCTCCAACCGAAAAGCTAAAATAGCTTCTTTAAGTTTGCGTTTATAACTCTTTTCAGGAGAAAGCAGTAATCTTTTGATAATCTGCTGAGTTATTGTACTTCCTCCCTGTGTGCGGGAACCTTTCTTAAGGTTAGCCACGAATGCACGAGAAATAGCAGTAAAATCAACGCCATCATGGATATAAAAAGAAGCGTCTTCAGCGGCGAGAAAAGCCTTAGGCAAAAGCGGTGTCATTTCATCCATACGGACCAGAAAACGCTTCTCTTTATAAAAATATCCCAAGACATTGTTGTTACGGGAATAAACGGTAGTAACCAGAGGGGGATTGTAATCGGTAATATTTTTAAAACCGGGCAGATCACTGGAAGCCCAGTAATATAATCCGCCAACAGCACCTACTCCGAGGATTCCCATTATCAACAGAAAAAGAAGTGAAATCTTATATATTTTTTTCATCTGTAATTCTCATAGAGAAGCTGTGAAAAGACAGCTTTCAGATACAGTATTAAATTTGAGCCAGAAATTTTTATGCAGCGTTATTATTCTGAATGCGGCGCAAAGCCCCATGCAATTCGAAGCTCGCTGTGTAGTAAACGAACTTTTGACTGTGAAGTTGCAAAGGCGTTAAAAAGTTTCCCCGGACTTTTATTTTCCTGCTGTGCGAGACATCTATCAATCTCAAGAATTGTTATCTGTCCATTTTCAGCAGTCCAAAAAGGAAAAAGACGACAGTATAAAGGACGAGCCTTCTGCGGTATCATACACCCCTGCTCACCTAAAAAAACACATCGTCCCATTCTGTCCACTTCCAGCCGGTAATGCATACCGCCCGGAGGGAAAACATCCCTGATCGTTCGGCGCTGATCAGGAAAAAGTCTCAGTAAATTTTCAATAAACAATGCGGTATTCGGCTGCGAAGCAAAACCGCCTAAATCGGGAACGCATTCTTGAATGCGTTCCCGTTCATAATCAGATACAGGAAAACAGACTTCCTCAGTTCCAGGAGTAAGTTCACAGCATGTCGGCCCCTTGGCTCCACAGCGAGCACATACAAATGGGTCTTTCATCTAGATAACCACCCCTCAAAACCTAAGATTACATTCCGTCCTCAAGACACATCTTACGATGCCCTTTACAAGGAGGAATAGGATATTCACCGGTAAAACAGGCAAGACAATATGAATCACGTTCTCCAACAGAACTCAGTAAACCGTCAATGGAGAGGTAGTGCAAGGAATCAAGTCCGAGGAAACGTGCAATTTCCTCTTCAGTGCTGTTTGCGGCTATAAGTTCACCCTTGGATGAAAAATCGATACCGTAGTAGCATGGAAAGCGGATTGCCGGGCAACTTACACGCATATGAATTTCACGTGCGCCGAGTTCTCTAAGCTTTTTGATTCTTGTACGGGTGGTTGTTCCGCGCACAATAGAATCCTCAACAATCATAATGCTTTTACCCTTAATCATGGACTTAACAGGATTAAGCTTCACGCGTACGCTGAAGTCACGCATATCCTGAGAAGGCTGAATAAAAGTTCTGCCCACATAGTGGTTACGAATCATAGCCAATTCGAGAGGCAGACCTGATTCCTGAGAATAACCGACTGCGGCATAGTTTCCCGAATCAGGAAACGGCATGACGAAATCAACATCCTGCGGCATCTCGGTTGACAGAACTGCCCCCATCTTCTTGCGACGCTCATAAACAACTTCACCGAAAACAGTGGAGTCCGGGCGGGCAAAGTAGATAAGCTCAAAAATACACTGACGCTTAGGAGCAGATTCACAGTAAGTATAAGAAGTCAGTTTACCGCCTTCTACAACAACCATTTCGCCCTGATTAAGAGGACGAATTTCTTCTGCATCGATAAGATCAAATGCACAAGTTTCAGATGCAAAAACATAATTATCACCAACACGGCCGATTGCCAGAGGGCGGAAACCATGCGGATCTTTTACAGCGATCATTTTATCATTGGCCATAATCAACAGTGAAAATGCACCCTTAACCTTGCGGCAAGCCATCATAATAGCTTCTTCGATGGTGTTTTCACCAAGATTTTTGGCAATAAGATGAACAAAAACCTCAGAATCCATAGTGGTCTGAAAAATAGACCCCTGAGCCTCAAGTTCTTCACGAAGTTCCATTGTGTTCACAAGGTTTCCGTTGTGAGCGATAGCCAGACGCAAATCACCGAAACGGACAATGAAAGGCTGAGCATTTCTAATGAGAGATGCCCCGGTAGTGGAGTAGCGAATATGGCCGATGGCGATATCACCTTTAAGCTCTTTACCCAGATGACGTTCATTAAATACGTCCGCAACAAGGCCCATACCTTTCTGTTCACGAATTGTACCGCCGTCCCAGGTTACAATACCGGCAGACTCCTGTCCGCGATGCTGCATTGCATAAAGGCCGAAATAGGTCATTCTTGCTGCTTCGGGATGTCCGTAAATTCCGAACAGTCCACAATATTCTTTTTTCATCTTCTTTGCTCTTGCATTAACTGCGTGTTAGAAAATATTATTCCGCTTATCAAGATAGTCTTAAAATTATAAATTTAAGTGTCCTGACAAAAAAAGGAAAAGGACCGGAGCTTTACGCCCGGCCCGTTATTTTCCAGTTTATAAATTTTAGCTACATGTTGTGATAGCGCTGCAGGCACTGCACATCAAGTCCCTTACCGCGTTGCTCCTTGATTGCCAAACTCATGGCATGAGCACCCGCGACAGTCGTCGTATATGCTAACCCGTATAGCAAGGCAGTCTGTCTGATTTCTTTCGAGTCAGTAACTGTCTGCTTACCGGATGGCGTGTTAATTAATAAGTCGATATCGTTATTCTTAATAAAGTCAACGACATGCGGTCTTCCTTCATTCACCTTAAGAATTTTTTCAGTTTTAATGCCTTTTTCATTAAGAAAATCAGCAGTTCCACCTGTTGCCAGAATCCTGAAGCCAAGTTCCTGAAAGTTTTCCGCTGTGGGCAGAACGGCATCTTTATCCCTGTCTTTTACAGAGATAAACACTGTTCCCTCAAGTGGCAACTTAATTCCTGCTCCAAGCTGTGCTTTCATGAAGGCCAGTCCGGGAGTGTAGTCCATACCCATGACTTCGCCTGTAGAGCGCATTTCAGGTCCGAGCATTACATCAACGTTAGGGAATTTATTGAAAGGGAAAACCGCTTCTTTAACAGAATAAAATCCTTCTTTACGCATGGACCAAGGGTCGAGATCTTTGAGTTTCTCGCCCAGCATCACTTTAGTTGCCATCTTGGCAAGCTGGATTCCAGTGGCCTTACTAACAAAAGGAACGGTCCTTGAAGCTCTGGGATTAACCTCGATGATGTAAACAACATCATCTTTAACAGCAAACTGAATATTCATAAGACCGACAATATCAAGTTCTTCAGCCAGAGCTATAGTTTGCCGTTCAATTTCTTTTACGATTTCATCACTCAGAGTATGCGGAGGAAGTACACAAGCGGAGTCACCGGAATGAATTCCAGCTTCCTCGATATGCTCCATAACTCCTGCAACATAAGTCTGCTCACCATCAGAAAGAGCATCAACATCAACTTCAACCGCATTCTCAAGAAATTTATCAATGAGAATTGGATGCTCAGGTGACAGAACCGCAGCTTCACGGAAATAGGTATCAAATTCTTCATCGCTGTATACGATATCCATACCACGACCGCCAAGAACGTATGAAGGCCTTAGCACCAGAGGATAACCGAGGCTTTTGGCAATTGTCTGCGCGTCATCAAGCGACATTGCAGTACCGTTCTCAGGCTGTTTGAGATCCAGTTTTTCAAGCAGTGCCTGAAATCTTTCCCTGTCTTCCGCACGGTCAATTGAATCAGGAGAAGTTCCGAGAATGGGAACTCCTGCCTTGAGGAGCGGAATTGCAAGGTTAAGCGGAGTCTGACCACCGAACTGTACAATTACACCTTCAGGTTTTTCAAACTCAATAATATTAAGCACATCTTCATAAGTAAGAGGCTCAAAGTAAAGTCTGTCTGAAGTATCATAGTCAGTCGATACTGTTTCAGGGTTGGAGTTAACCATGATGGACTGAACACCCATTTCATTCAGTGCAAATGAAGAGTGGCAGCAGCAGTAGTCAAACTCAATTCCCTGTCCGATCCTGTTAGGTCCGCCGCCAAGAATCATTACCTTACGGTCAGCCATTGCAGCAGCTTCCTGACCTGATTCGTATGTGGAATAAAAATATGGTGTATATGCTTCAAACTCTGCAGCACAGGTATCCACCAGATAATATGTGGGGATCAATCCGAGATCTTTTCTGAAATTCCGGACATTCTCCTCAGTTTCTCTCCACATGGATGCTAATTGCGGATCAGAGTAGCCATATTCTTTGGCCTTTTTAAGCATGACAGGAACCTGTGCATCGCCTGAATACATACCAACTTCGAGAGTAAACTTCTTAAGTTCATTCTCAAAAGTGATCAAATCTTCAAACTGATGCAGGTACCAAGGGTCGATTCTTGTTAGATCAAAAATCTCTTCAAGGGTCATGCCGCAAAGAAAAGCTTCGCGTACAGCAAAGATACGCTTGGAATTAGGCTTACGCAAAAGTCCGGTCAGAACTTCGCGGTCATAATCACATTTATCAAATTTCTTACCGAAGCCTGGCATTCCAACTTCAAGAGAACGCAAACCTTTCTGTAGGCATTCTTTAAATGTACGGCCGATTGCCATGGTTTCACCGACACTCTTCATGGCGGTGGTGAGGTAATCTTCAGCTCCGGGGAATTTTTCGAAAGTAAATCTTGGGATCTTGATTACGCAGTAGTCAATGGTAGGTTCAAAAGAAGCCATTGTCTCGCGGGTAATATCGTTAGGAATTTCATCAAGAGTATAACCCACTGCCAGTTTGGCTGCAATTTTAGCAATCGGAAATCCTGTTGCTTTGGAAGCCAGAGCAGAAGAACGGGAAACACGGGGGTTCATCTCAATAATTGCAAGCTCACCATTTGCAGGATTCACTGCAAACTGAACATTGGACCCGCCGGTTTCAACACCGATTTCGCGCATAATAGCAAGAGAAGCGTCTCTCATAGCCTGATATTCAACATCAGTCAGGGTCTGAGCAGGAGCAACAGTAATTGAGTCTCCGGTATGAACACCCATTGCATCGATGTTTTCAATAGAACAGATAATTACGCAGTTATCCTTGCGGTCACGCATAACTTCAAGTTCATATTCTTTCCAGCCGAGGATAGACTCCTCAAGCATGACTTCACTTTGCAGACTTGCAGCAATCCCATTCATGGCGATTTCTTCAAGATCTTCCATATTATAAGCAACGCCGCCGCCAGTTCCGCCAAGAGTAAATGCAGGACGGATAATAATGGGAAAACTGATTTCCTTTCCACAGCGACGAACATCATCAATATTGCGGGCAATTCTGCTGGTAGGAACTTTAAGACCTATTTTGTCCATAGCTGCGCGGAAAAGTTCACGACTTTCAGCCTTCTCAATAACATCTACAGATGCACCGATAAGCTCAACGTTGAATTTTTCCAGCACACCCATCTCCGCCACAGCAAGAGCTGTGTTCAGAGCTGTCTGACCGCCAAGAGTAGGCAGAAGAGCATCCGGTCTTTCCTTCTCAATAATTTTAGCAATTGTGCCCGGTTCAATGGGCTCGATGTAGGTTCGATCCGCGAGGTGCGGATCAGTCATAATTGTAGCAGGATTCGAGTTTACGAGAATTACCTCGTAACCTTCTTCTTTAAGAGCTTTAAGAGCCTGAGTCCCGGAATAGTCGAACTCACAGGCTTGACCGATGACAATCGGCCCGGAGCCGATGAGCATAATTTTCTTGATATCAGTGCGTTTAGGCATGAACTCCACCCAAATAATGGTTTGAGATATTGGCTTTGCTGTCCTGTTCAATAAATAATACAGACTGAAGCCTGTGTAGGACTTGTGAAGAGACAACGAGTCATAAATTATTATTTAAAGATGAGCAAGTACTGTCTTGCCCATTCAAATTAATAATTAATACTGTCCCTCCATTGACAATCATCAAAATTGAATTTAAATATCAATTGCAATGAACGCACTAGCAAATACAACTAAACCAAGAGCACTCTGTTGCTACGGCAACGGAGTTACAGTCCGTGTCACCAGTCTTGAAGGTGAAAAATGCTGTAAGAGCAGGATGTTAGCTCTTGGGATCATTCCTGGAACCATTGTAAATATCCTTAACAGTTGCGGCAGAATGACCATACAGGTTCGCTCTTCTCAGTTTGCAATAGGATGTGAGATGGCGAAAAAGATTATGGCTATCCCCGTATGTGACTGCTGCGAGTGCGTCGATTCATAAAATTA harbors:
- a CDS encoding FeoA family protein; this encodes MNALANTTKPRALCCYGNGVTVRVTSLEGEKCCKSRMLALGIIPGTIVNILNSCGRMTIQVRSSQFAIGCEMAKKIMAIPVCDCCECVDS
- the carB gene encoding carbamoyl-phosphate synthase large subunit, which codes for MPKRTDIKKIMLIGSGPIVIGQACEFDYSGTQALKALKEEGYEVILVNSNPATIMTDPHLADRTYIEPIEPGTIAKIIEKERPDALLPTLGGQTALNTALAVAEMGVLEKFNVELIGASVDVIEKAESRELFRAAMDKIGLKVPTSRIARNIDDVRRCGKEISFPIIIRPAFTLGGTGGGVAYNMEDLEEIAMNGIAASLQSEVMLEESILGWKEYELEVMRDRKDNCVIICSIENIDAMGVHTGDSITVAPAQTLTDVEYQAMRDASLAIMREIGVETGGSNVQFAVNPANGELAIIEMNPRVSRSSALASKATGFPIAKIAAKLAVGYTLDEIPNDITRETMASFEPTIDYCVIKIPRFTFEKFPGAEDYLTTAMKSVGETMAIGRTFKECLQKGLRSLEVGMPGFGKKFDKCDYDREVLTGLLRKPNSKRIFAVREAFLCGMTLEEIFDLTRIDPWYLHQFEDLITFENELKKFTLEVGMYSGDAQVPVMLKKAKEYGYSDPQLASMWRETEENVRNFRKDLGLIPTYYLVDTCAAEFEAYTPYFYSTYESGQEAAAMADRKVMILGGGPNRIGQGIEFDYCCCHSSFALNEMGVQSIMVNSNPETVSTDYDTSDRLYFEPLTYEDVLNIIEFEKPEGVIVQFGGQTPLNLAIPLLKAGVPILGTSPDSIDRAEDRERFQALLEKLDLKQPENGTAMSLDDAQTIAKSLGYPLVLRPSYVLGGRGMDIVYSDEEFDTYFREAAVLSPEHPILIDKFLENAVEVDVDALSDGEQTYVAGVMEHIEEAGIHSGDSACVLPPHTLSDEIVKEIERQTIALAEELDIVGLMNIQFAVKDDVVYIIEVNPRASRTVPFVSKATGIQLAKMATKVMLGEKLKDLDPWSMRKEGFYSVKEAVFPFNKFPNVDVMLGPEMRSTGEVMGMDYTPGLAFMKAQLGAGIKLPLEGTVFISVKDRDKDAVLPTAENFQELGFRILATGGTADFLNEKGIKTEKILKVNEGRPHVVDFIKNNDIDLLINTPSGKQTVTDSKEIRQTALLYGLAYTTTVAGAHAMSLAIKEQRGKGLDVQCLQRYHNM